A genomic region of Chlorobaculum parvum NCIB 8327 contains the following coding sequences:
- a CDS encoding RNA methyltransferase, translating to MGEFRQLSGDEMGRLTPEAYSATERHPVTLMLHNIRSMWNVGSMFRTADAAGIDEIVITGYTATPPRKEIDKTALGAQLTVPWRHFADPLEALSVLKGEGCKVFGLEIAENSRSYSSLQPDDYPLVLLVGNEVDGIGDELLARCDGVLEIPQYGTKHSLNVSVAAGVALFECVRLFRG from the coding sequence ATGGGGGAGTTCCGGCAACTCTCCGGCGACGAAATGGGGCGGTTGACGCCGGAGGCCTACAGCGCTACCGAGCGCCATCCGGTGACGCTGATGCTGCACAACATCCGGAGCATGTGGAATGTCGGCTCGATGTTCAGGACAGCCGATGCGGCGGGCATCGACGAGATCGTCATCACCGGCTACACGGCCACGCCGCCGCGCAAGGAGATCGACAAAACCGCTCTCGGTGCGCAACTCACCGTCCCGTGGCGTCACTTCGCCGACCCGCTGGAGGCGCTATCGGTGCTGAAAGGCGAGGGATGCAAGGTGTTCGGGCTTGAAATCGCCGAGAACAGCCGCTCCTACTCTTCACTCCAACCCGATGATTATCCGCTCGTGCTGCTTGTGGGCAATGAAGTTGACGGGATCGGCGATGAGCTGCTTGCCCGGTGCGACGGCGTGCTTGAAATTCCCCAGTACGGAACAAAGCATTCGCTCAATGTGTCGGTGGCTGCCGGGGTGGCTCTTTTCGAGTGTGTACGGCTTTTCCGGGGGTAG
- a CDS encoding alpha/beta fold hydrolase yields the protein MLHYKKHLIAEDAPWVVFVHGAGGSSSIWFLQIKEFVKHFNVLLVDLRGHGRSKQMASSKEDRHYNFDVVTRDVIEVLDDLNIECAHFIGISLGTILIRNISELAPERVSSMVMGGAIIRLNVRAKVLVAVGNMFKRFVPYMWLYRFFAWIIMPRERHKQSRLLFVNEAKKVAQKEFMRWYRLTYELTPLLKYFEEKDTAIPTLYLMGEEDHMFLPAVRFIVSRHTNSKLEVIGNSGHVCNVDQPAEFNARAIAFLKGVSKNGCKSAPESEPSTPSLELAVC from the coding sequence ATGCTTCACTACAAAAAACATCTGATTGCCGAAGATGCCCCCTGGGTAGTGTTCGTGCATGGCGCGGGAGGAAGTTCCTCGATCTGGTTTTTGCAGATCAAGGAGTTCGTCAAGCACTTCAACGTTCTTCTTGTCGATCTTCGCGGGCATGGACGTTCCAAGCAGATGGCTTCCTCGAAGGAGGATCGGCACTACAATTTCGATGTGGTTACCCGTGATGTGATCGAGGTACTCGATGATCTCAATATTGAGTGTGCGCACTTCATTGGCATTTCGCTCGGCACTATTCTGATCCGCAATATCAGCGAACTGGCTCCTGAACGGGTCAGCTCCATGGTGATGGGCGGGGCGATCATCCGGCTCAATGTTCGCGCCAAGGTGCTGGTTGCCGTGGGCAATATGTTCAAGCGCTTCGTTCCCTATATGTGGTTGTACCGCTTTTTCGCATGGATCATCATGCCGCGCGAGCGCCACAAGCAATCGAGGCTTCTGTTTGTAAACGAGGCCAAGAAGGTTGCCCAGAAGGAGTTCATGCGCTGGTACCGGTTGACCTACGAGCTGACCCCGCTTCTGAAATATTTCGAGGAAAAGGATACGGCGATTCCGACCCTCTACCTCATGGGTGAAGAAGATCACATGTTCTTGCCGGCAGTGCGCTTTATCGTGAGCCGTCACACCAACTCAAAGCTTGAGGTTATCGGCAACTCTGGCCATGTCTGCAACGTGGATCAACCTGCCGAATTCAACGCCCGTGCGATTGCATTTCTTAAAGGTGTCAGCAAGAATGGCTGTAAGTCTGCGCCTGAATCCGAGCCATCAACTCCATCTCTGGAACTGGCGGTCTGTTAA
- the hisC gene encoding histidinol-phosphate transaminase, with protein MKRDFRALLNPALERIEAYKVEGGQDAEVKLNQNESPFDLPMWLKDKILDEFRREPWNRYPDILPYRGMATYASFLGVPAESVIMSNGSNEMLYTIFMACVGAGRKVLIPEPSFSLYDKLAVLLQGEIVSVPLNPDLSFDVDAIIAAAEREKVDFIVLSTPNNPAGKSMSHDEVERIVSTCDAIVLADEAYIEFSQQESVVDLIDRYPNLIVLRTMSKALALAGMRIGFAITNPELMAEITKPKIPFASGRLAEITLANVLENYSLVTDAVHYILAERQRMEQELAGIAGVEVFESDTNFLIIRVGNAKEVFTKLREGGVLVRNVSGYPLMQNCLRCNIGLIEENDRLLELLKSC; from the coding sequence ATGAAGAGAGATTTCAGAGCCTTGCTTAATCCAGCCCTGGAGCGGATCGAGGCCTACAAAGTCGAGGGAGGTCAGGACGCAGAAGTCAAGCTCAACCAGAACGAAAGCCCGTTCGACCTGCCGATGTGGCTCAAGGACAAAATTCTCGACGAGTTCCGCCGTGAGCCCTGGAACCGCTATCCCGACATTTTGCCGTATCGCGGCATGGCGACCTACGCCTCGTTCCTTGGGGTGCCCGCCGAATCGGTGATTATGAGCAACGGCTCGAACGAGATGCTCTATACAATCTTCATGGCGTGCGTCGGCGCGGGCCGCAAGGTGTTGATTCCGGAGCCGTCGTTTTCGCTCTACGACAAGCTTGCCGTGCTGTTGCAGGGGGAGATTGTGAGCGTGCCGCTGAATCCGGATCTCAGCTTCGATGTTGATGCCATTATCGCAGCAGCCGAGAGGGAGAAGGTCGATTTCATCGTGCTTTCGACGCCAAACAATCCGGCCGGCAAGTCGATGAGTCACGACGAGGTCGAGCGGATCGTTTCGACTTGCGACGCTATCGTGCTTGCCGACGAGGCGTACATCGAGTTTTCGCAGCAGGAGTCGGTGGTCGATCTGATCGACCGTTATCCAAACCTGATCGTGCTGCGTACCATGTCCAAAGCGCTGGCGCTGGCCGGGATGCGCATCGGCTTCGCCATTACGAATCCCGAGCTGATGGCGGAGATCACCAAGCCGAAGATCCCCTTTGCGTCGGGCCGCCTGGCTGAAATCACCCTGGCCAATGTGCTTGAGAACTATTCGCTGGTGACTGATGCGGTGCACTACATTCTCGCCGAGCGGCAGCGCATGGAGCAGGAGCTGGCCGGAATCGCCGGTGTCGAGGTGTTCGAGAGCGATACCAACTTCCTCATCATCAGGGTTGGCAATGCCAAAGAGGTGTTTACGAAACTTCGGGAAGGGGGCGTTTTGGTGCGCAATGTTTCGGGCTATCCGCTCATGCAGAACTGCCTGCGCTGCAACATCGGGCTCATCGAGGAGAACGATCGCCTGCTGGAACTGCTGAAGAGCTGCTGA
- the rfaD gene encoding ADP-glyceromanno-heptose 6-epimerase, protein MIIITGGAGFIGSAMLWELNRHGLNDVLIVDDLGLASEGKWLNLRGLRYADFVHKDDLPVLLQHNQLPDIEAIIHMGAISSTTEQDAGLLMRNNYEYSKLLASWCADKGVRFIYASSAATFGDGSAGYTDGTEPLDRLRPLNMYGYSKHLFDCWAHRNGILDKAAGLKFYNVYGPNEYHKEDMTSVVFKAFNQIREHGTVKLFRSHHPDFADGEQMRDFVYVKDCTRIMHWLLETPAAAGLFNVGTGQARSFKDLVTATFDALEQPVNIEFIDMPETIREKYQYYTCADCGNLRQAGFTEPMTSLEDGVRDYVRNHLNTASPHLENRRSTE, encoded by the coding sequence ATGATCATCATTACCGGCGGCGCCGGATTCATCGGCAGCGCCATGCTCTGGGAGCTGAACCGTCATGGTCTTAACGATGTACTGATCGTCGATGACCTTGGGCTTGCATCCGAAGGAAAATGGCTCAATCTCAGAGGCCTTCGCTACGCCGACTTCGTCCACAAAGACGACCTCCCCGTCCTCTTACAGCATAACCAGCTTCCAGACATCGAGGCGATCATCCACATGGGCGCCATCAGCTCCACAACAGAGCAGGATGCCGGCTTGCTCATGCGCAACAACTACGAGTATTCAAAGTTGCTGGCATCATGGTGCGCCGACAAAGGCGTGCGATTTATCTACGCATCGAGCGCCGCGACCTTCGGCGACGGCTCGGCGGGATACACCGATGGCACTGAACCGCTCGACCGACTGAGGCCGCTGAACATGTACGGCTACTCCAAGCATCTCTTCGACTGCTGGGCGCACCGCAACGGCATCCTCGACAAGGCGGCCGGCCTGAAATTCTATAATGTTTACGGCCCGAACGAGTACCACAAAGAGGATATGACCAGCGTGGTCTTCAAGGCCTTCAACCAGATTCGCGAACACGGGACGGTCAAGCTCTTCCGGTCGCATCATCCGGATTTTGCGGACGGAGAGCAGATGCGCGACTTCGTCTACGTGAAAGATTGCACCCGCATCATGCACTGGCTGCTGGAAACTCCTGCGGCGGCAGGACTGTTCAATGTGGGAACCGGTCAGGCGCGTAGTTTCAAAGACCTTGTAACGGCAACGTTCGACGCGCTGGAGCAACCGGTCAACATCGAGTTTATCGACATGCCCGAAACCATTCGGGAAAAATACCAGTACTACACCTGCGCCGATTGCGGCAATCTCAGGCAAGCCGGATTTACCGAGCCAATGACTTCGCTTGAAGATGGCGTGCGCGATTATGTCCGCAACCACCTGAACACCGCTTCACCGCATCTGGAAAACCGTCGGTCGACAGAATAA
- a CDS encoding sodium-translocating pyrophosphatase translates to MDQQFVLYAIPVSGVLALLYAFMKASWISRQDVGTETMATIAGHIADGALAFLKREYKVLIIFVISVAILLGFANSNRPETSPIIAVSFIVGALCSALAGFFGMRVATKANVRTTNAARTGLADALNIAFSGGLVMGLSVVGLGVLGLSTLFIIYSNMFTDVAEVINLISGFSLGASSIALFARVGGGIYTKAADVGADLAGKVYEGIPEDDPRNPATIADNVGDNVGDVAGMGADLFESYVGSIIGTMVLGAAFVPAFNSMGVSPVAAVMLPLIIAAVGIIVSIVGSFFVKVKEGGNPQHGLNMGEFGASFIMAGLSYVIIDYFLPASWTAEGFTYTSLNVFYAVLIGLASGVLIGLITEYYCSTDNKPVIEIARQSITGAATNIIAGLGTGMMSTGLPIIVLSIAIVASYHFAGLYGIAIAALGMLSVTGIQLAVDAYGPISDNAGGIAEMAALPPEVRERTDKLDAVGNTTAAIGKGFAIGSAALTALALFAAFRQQAHIETLDISKPIIMAGLFIGAMLPFVFSALAMGAVGRAAGDMIREVGRQFNEIPGLREGTATAEFSHCVDISTKAAIREMVLPGMLGVLVPVVVGFTSKEMLGGLLAGVTSSGVLMAIFQSNAGGAWDNAKKRIEGKIEFDGVVYGKGSDTHKAAVVGDTVGDPLKDTSGPSLNILMKLIAVVALVIAPLL, encoded by the coding sequence ATGGACCAACAATTTGTTTTGTATGCCATTCCTGTAAGTGGTGTTCTTGCCTTGTTGTACGCCTTCATGAAGGCCTCGTGGATCTCCCGCCAGGATGTAGGTACCGAGACAATGGCCACCATCGCCGGTCACATCGCGGACGGAGCACTGGCCTTTCTGAAGCGAGAGTACAAAGTGCTCATCATCTTCGTCATCTCCGTCGCCATTCTTCTCGGCTTCGCCAACAGCAACCGTCCTGAAACCTCCCCCATCATCGCCGTCAGCTTCATCGTAGGCGCGCTGTGCTCCGCTCTGGCCGGGTTCTTCGGCATGAGAGTGGCCACCAAAGCCAACGTTCGTACGACCAATGCGGCACGAACCGGCCTGGCTGATGCGCTCAACATCGCGTTCTCGGGTGGTCTGGTGATGGGACTCTCGGTGGTCGGTCTCGGCGTACTGGGCCTGTCCACTCTCTTTATTATCTATTCGAACATGTTTACCGACGTGGCCGAAGTGATCAACCTGATTTCGGGCTTCTCGCTGGGCGCTTCGTCCATCGCGTTGTTCGCCCGCGTTGGCGGTGGCATCTACACCAAGGCGGCTGACGTCGGCGCCGACCTGGCTGGCAAGGTGTATGAAGGCATTCCGGAGGATGACCCGCGCAACCCGGCAACCATCGCCGATAACGTAGGTGACAACGTCGGTGACGTCGCAGGCATGGGCGCTGACTTGTTCGAGAGCTACGTCGGTTCGATCATCGGCACCATGGTGCTCGGTGCGGCTTTCGTTCCGGCATTCAACTCCATGGGCGTCAGCCCGGTGGCGGCCGTCATGCTGCCGCTCATCATTGCGGCGGTCGGCATCATCGTTTCGATTGTTGGTTCATTCTTCGTGAAGGTCAAGGAAGGCGGCAACCCGCAGCATGGCCTCAACATGGGTGAGTTCGGTGCATCATTCATCATGGCTGGACTAAGCTACGTGATCATCGACTACTTCCTGCCCGCAAGCTGGACCGCCGAAGGCTTCACCTACACCTCGCTGAACGTCTTTTACGCAGTGCTCATCGGCCTTGCTTCCGGCGTGCTGATCGGCCTTATCACCGAGTACTACTGCTCGACCGACAACAAGCCTGTCATTGAAATCGCTCGCCAGAGCATCACCGGCGCGGCTACCAACATCATCGCCGGTCTCGGCACTGGCATGATGTCCACCGGCCTGCCGATTATCGTGCTCTCGATCGCCATCGTCGCCTCGTACCACTTCGCAGGCCTCTACGGTATCGCCATCGCGGCACTCGGTATGCTTTCGGTGACCGGCATTCAGCTCGCCGTTGACGCTTATGGCCCGATTTCTGACAACGCTGGTGGTATCGCCGAAATGGCCGCTCTGCCGCCGGAAGTGCGCGAACGCACCGACAAGCTCGACGCTGTCGGCAACACCACCGCCGCCATCGGCAAGGGCTTCGCCATCGGTAGCGCAGCGCTGACCGCACTGGCTCTTTTCGCTGCCTTCCGCCAGCAGGCGCACATCGAAACGCTCGATATCTCCAAGCCAATCATCATGGCTGGCCTGTTCATCGGCGCGATGCTGCCATTCGTGTTCAGCGCTCTGGCAATGGGCGCGGTTGGCCGTGCAGCTGGCGACATGATCCGCGAGGTCGGCCGTCAGTTCAATGAAATTCCCGGTCTGCGCGAAGGCACTGCCACGGCTGAGTTCTCGCACTGCGTCGATATTTCCACCAAAGCAGCCATCCGCGAAATGGTGCTGCCCGGTATGCTTGGCGTACTCGTACCGGTTGTAGTCGGCTTCACCTCGAAGGAGATGCTCGGCGGCCTGCTCGCCGGTGTAACCTCTTCGGGCGTGCTGATGGCTATCTTCCAGTCCAACGCCGGTGGCGCATGGGATAATGCCAAGAAACGCATCGAGGGCAAGATCGAGTTCGACGGCGTGGTCTATGGCAAGGGTTCCGACACGCACAAGGCGGCGGTCGTCGGCGACACGGTTGGCGATCCGCTGAAGGACACCAGCGGCCCGAGCCTCAACATTCTCATGAAACTCATCGCCGTTGTCGCACTGGTCATCGCTCCACTGCTTTGA
- a CDS encoding 4Fe-4S binding protein, whose translation MALYITEECTYCGACEPECPVNAISAGSEIYVIDAASCTECEGYADAPLCVAVCPAECIVQG comes from the coding sequence ATGGCACTGTATATCACTGAAGAATGCACCTACTGCGGTGCTTGCGAACCCGAATGCCCGGTTAACGCCATCTCCGCAGGCAGCGAAATCTACGTTATCGATGCAGCTTCCTGCACCGAGTGCGAAGGTTATGCTGATGCTCCGCTTTGCGTTGCAGTCTGCCCGGCAGAGTGCATCGTTCAGGGCTGA
- a CDS encoding endonuclease/exonuclease/phosphatase family protein, whose protein sequence is MSKEPRKSVVIMWWNVENLFDTKNDKQVDDREFTPGGSRHWTPKKLLLKQLRIAQVFRAIEQQREYERYPDIVAFAETENRGVFEGTLQAIDHAQYKIDYHESPDPRGIDIGLAWNPATLKFTGSKPCRVTLDNGRGTRYVIVAGFMASGHPFSVVLNHWPSRSFDAKWSEPKRIAAAKVARHIVDSLTTRNPMAEIIVMGDFNDHPNDRSIRTVLGSSFDRKEVTSSANRLLYNCWNDTKSPGTYYYRKQWERIDQILVSPALLDNSKLSIDTKSFRVFSIPEMFSHPGKTLYSTYQRGKFKGGYSDHLPLLLKIDVVP, encoded by the coding sequence ATGAGCAAAGAGCCACGAAAGTCAGTCGTTATCATGTGGTGGAACGTCGAAAACCTGTTTGACACAAAGAATGACAAACAGGTCGATGACCGGGAGTTCACACCGGGCGGGTCTCGTCACTGGACGCCTAAAAAGCTGCTTCTGAAGCAGTTGCGAATCGCTCAGGTGTTTCGGGCGATTGAACAGCAACGTGAGTACGAACGCTATCCGGATATCGTGGCTTTTGCGGAGACAGAGAACCGGGGCGTATTCGAGGGAACGCTCCAAGCCATCGATCATGCCCAATACAAGATCGATTATCATGAAAGCCCCGATCCGAGAGGCATCGACATTGGACTGGCATGGAATCCGGCAACGCTGAAATTCACAGGCTCGAAACCTTGCCGCGTAACGCTTGATAACGGCCGAGGCACCCGATACGTCATCGTGGCCGGGTTCATGGCATCCGGCCATCCATTTTCCGTCGTGCTGAACCACTGGCCTTCGCGCTCGTTCGATGCCAAGTGGAGCGAGCCAAAGCGCATCGCTGCCGCAAAAGTTGCCCGCCACATTGTTGACAGCCTCACGACCCGTAACCCGATGGCCGAGATAATCGTAATGGGCGATTTCAACGATCATCCCAACGACCGCTCGATCAGAACGGTGCTCGGTTCTTCGTTTGACCGAAAGGAGGTCACAAGCTCAGCCAATCGATTGCTCTATAACTGCTGGAACGACACCAAATCCCCCGGCACTTACTATTACCGAAAACAGTGGGAACGGATCGATCAGATCCTGGTTTCCCCAGCGCTGCTCGATAACAGTAAGCTCTCTATCGACACAAAATCATTCAGAGTCTTCTCCATTCCCGAAATGTTCAGCCATCCCGGAAAAACGCTCTACTCGACCTATCAGCGAGGCAAGTTCAAAGGGGGTTACTCCGACCACCTGCCGTTGCTCCTGAAGATTGACGTCGTTCCGTAA
- the purC gene encoding phosphoribosylaminoimidazolesuccinocarboxamide synthase, translated as MNKLTLLHEGKAKKVWQTDDPDLIIQEFKDDATAFNNKKKGSIADKGVTNNAIASRLFTMLGENGIPTHFVSKLNDRDMLCKKLDILLIEVVTRNVAAGSLVRRYGFAEGTVLEKPIVELYLKNDDLDDPLMNEDHAVALGLGTYEEVAQLKDMAEKINSLLVPWFAERKLRLVDFKLEFGRHKGEILLGDEISPDTCRFWDAESGEKLDKDRFRLDLGGVEDAYSEVKRRVLEQ; from the coding sequence ATGAACAAGCTTACACTGCTTCACGAGGGCAAGGCTAAAAAAGTCTGGCAGACCGATGACCCGGACCTCATCATACAGGAGTTCAAGGACGACGCGACCGCGTTTAACAACAAGAAAAAGGGTTCCATCGCCGACAAAGGCGTGACCAACAATGCCATCGCCAGCCGCCTGTTCACCATGCTTGGTGAAAATGGCATTCCAACACACTTCGTCAGCAAGCTGAACGACCGCGACATGCTTTGCAAGAAGCTCGACATTCTTCTGATCGAGGTGGTTACGCGCAACGTCGCTGCCGGTTCGCTGGTCAGGCGTTACGGGTTTGCCGAAGGTACCGTGCTTGAGAAGCCGATTGTCGAGCTCTACCTCAAGAATGACGATTTGGACGATCCGCTCATGAACGAGGATCACGCTGTTGCGCTTGGCCTCGGAACCTACGAAGAGGTTGCCCAGCTCAAGGATATGGCCGAGAAAATCAATAGCCTTCTCGTGCCGTGGTTTGCTGAACGGAAGCTCAGACTCGTGGATTTCAAGCTCGAATTCGGGCGTCACAAGGGCGAGATTCTGCTCGGGGACGAGATCAGCCCCGACACCTGCCGTTTCTGGGATGCCGAGTCGGGCGAGAAGCTTGACAAGGATCGTTTCCGCCTCGACCTTGGCGGCGTTGAGGATGCATACTCCGAGGTAAAGAGGCGCGTCCTGGAGCAGTAA
- a CDS encoding 4Fe-4S binding protein has product MAHRINDECTYCAACEPECPVNAISPGDSIYVIDEDVCVDCVGYHDEPACVAVCPVDCIDKV; this is encoded by the coding sequence ATGGCACACCGTATTAACGATGAATGCACTTACTGCGCAGCATGTGAACCCGAATGCCCGGTCAACGCAATTTCACCCGGCGACAGCATTTATGTTATTGACGAAGATGTCTGCGTGGATTGTGTGGGCTATCATGACGAGCCGGCTTGCGTTGCCGTCTGTCCGGTTGACTGCATTGACAAAGTCTGA
- a CDS encoding RNA polymerase sigma24 factor, protein MIEIKRTPLDLIDDIYSIAYWMTGSEKASSDLVSSTYLNTDFDVEKTDVLKTFRNCYLETYGQHADLDIYESDHAPASLMDSFRKWTADIKLSVLLSEITGLKHAQISEVIGKPVDTIRLWLFWGRKFFTHDHLLRASA, encoded by the coding sequence ATGATAGAGATCAAAAGAACCCCTCTGGATCTGATTGACGATATATACAGCATCGCCTACTGGATGACCGGCAGCGAAAAGGCCTCTTCCGATCTGGTGAGTTCCACGTACCTCAACACCGATTTCGATGTCGAAAAGACCGATGTACTGAAAACGTTCAGGAACTGCTACTTGGAAACCTACGGACAACACGCCGATCTGGACATTTACGAGAGCGACCACGCACCTGCAAGTCTGATGGATTCATTCAGGAAATGGACGGCAGACATCAAGCTCTCGGTGCTGCTTTCCGAAATCACCGGCCTGAAGCACGCGCAGATTTCTGAAGTCATCGGCAAACCGGTGGACACCATCAGGTTGTGGCTGTTCTGGGGACGGAAGTTCTTTACCCACGACCATCTTCTAAGGGCCTCTGCCTGA
- the pth gene encoding aminoacyl-tRNA hydrolase, with translation MKLIIGLGNPEPRYDGTRHNVGFEVVDRLASSFQAPFKAGKGKYHEAKCSHRGESLLLVRPTTYMNHSGQAVMAAMQFYKVKRQDMLVICDDLNLPVGTIRLRAKGSDGGQNGLKHIIQQMGTNEFSRLRIGIRKGDMPPGSFSSFVLGKFDEEERKVIDRVVETSADAVLDFALNGIEHAMTQFNKTVA, from the coding sequence ATGAAACTCATCATCGGACTCGGTAATCCGGAACCCCGCTACGACGGCACCCGCCACAACGTCGGCTTCGAGGTCGTGGATCGGCTTGCATCGTCATTCCAGGCGCCGTTCAAGGCGGGCAAAGGTAAATACCACGAAGCCAAATGCAGCCACCGCGGAGAGTCGCTGCTGCTCGTCAGGCCGACGACCTACATGAACCACTCCGGCCAGGCAGTCATGGCGGCCATGCAGTTCTACAAAGTCAAGAGACAGGACATGCTCGTCATCTGCGACGACCTGAACCTCCCGGTCGGCACCATCCGCTTGCGCGCCAAAGGCTCGGACGGTGGACAGAACGGCCTGAAGCACATTATCCAGCAAATGGGCACCAACGAATTTTCCCGCTTGCGAATCGGCATCCGCAAGGGCGACATGCCCCCCGGCTCGTTTTCATCATTCGTGCTTGGGAAATTCGATGAGGAGGAGAGAAAAGTGATCGACCGCGTAGTCGAAACCAGCGCCGATGCCGTGCTCGACTTCGCACTCAACGGCATCGAACACGCGATGACCCAGTTCAACAAAACGGTTGCCTGA
- a CDS encoding tetratricopeptide repeat protein — translation MKRFILGSLAVFMIAVPVSGSGESLQAGDASKGVAVQMNADAESGDAGQQYLMAVRYYHGQGVERDYAEAMKWFKRSAEHGNAEAEYAVGYMYDKGIGVKQDYVEAMKWYQRAAAKGNDNAQNQIGYLYQHGWGVPIDYAEAMKWFRLSAAKGNYAGESNIGVLYERAQGVEQDYAEAMKWYRISAAKGNGEAELNIGNLYHHGLGVKRDLNEAMRWYRSAAAKGNEEAAQKLRILNGSERESSHDGSMHEAHHD, via the coding sequence ATGAAGCGTTTCATACTTGGCAGTCTTGCTGTATTTATGATAGCTGTTCCTGTATCGGGGAGTGGAGAGAGTTTACAGGCAGGCGACGCATCAAAGGGAGTCGCCGTTCAAATGAACGCCGATGCTGAGAGCGGAGATGCCGGTCAACAATATCTCATGGCAGTCAGGTACTACCATGGGCAGGGCGTAGAGCGTGACTATGCCGAGGCGATGAAATGGTTTAAGCGTTCCGCCGAACACGGCAATGCCGAGGCGGAGTACGCCGTTGGATACATGTATGACAAGGGAATCGGGGTAAAGCAGGACTACGTTGAGGCGATGAAATGGTACCAGCGTGCAGCTGCAAAAGGCAACGACAACGCTCAAAACCAGATCGGTTACCTCTACCAGCATGGGTGGGGTGTGCCGATCGACTATGCTGAAGCGATGAAGTGGTTCAGGTTATCGGCTGCCAAAGGCAACTATGCTGGTGAAAGTAATATCGGGGTTCTGTACGAGCGCGCTCAGGGGGTCGAACAGGACTATGCTGAAGCGATGAAATGGTATCGCATCTCGGCGGCCAAAGGCAATGGCGAAGCGGAACTCAATATCGGCAACTTGTATCACCATGGTCTCGGGGTTAAACGAGACCTTAATGAAGCCATGAGATGGTATCGTTCGGCTGCGGCCAAAGGGAATGAGGAGGCTGCACAAAAGCTCCGCATCTTGAATGGCAGTGAACGGGAATCATCACATGATGGCAGCATGCATGAAGCACATCATGACTAA
- a CDS encoding PhoH family protein, whose amino-acid sequence MTEKTIEFEGIEPVIIFGPYDSYLKKVREAFPDTRINARGNKITISGDEPEVTAIEKIFREMIFLADQHGEVLENDVNALVSLALSPVSHPSISHAGDQDVIVETKDYVVKAKTGGQRRMVAEAKKNDVVFAIGPAGTGKTYTAVAIAVAAWKSKSIKRIVLARPAVEAGESLGFLPGDLAQKIDPYLRPLYDALQDMLTAEKLKFLTERRVIEIVPLAYMRGRTLNNSFIILDEAQNASSKQMKMCLTRLGVNSKAIITGDVTQVDLPKEMESGLMNAQHILKGIKGISFVFLDKSDVVRHRLVKDIINAYEHHEEALQPASSPKPKL is encoded by the coding sequence TTGACTGAAAAAACAATCGAATTCGAAGGCATCGAGCCGGTCATTATTTTCGGGCCATACGACAGCTATCTGAAAAAAGTCCGTGAAGCCTTCCCGGACACGCGCATCAACGCCCGGGGTAATAAAATTACGATCAGCGGCGATGAACCCGAGGTAACGGCAATCGAAAAAATTTTCAGGGAGATGATCTTTCTTGCCGACCAGCACGGTGAAGTACTTGAGAACGATGTCAATGCGCTGGTCAGCCTTGCCCTCTCGCCGGTTTCGCACCCATCGATCAGCCACGCCGGTGATCAGGACGTCATCGTCGAAACAAAGGATTACGTCGTCAAGGCCAAAACCGGCGGACAACGCCGGATGGTAGCCGAAGCGAAAAAAAATGATGTAGTCTTCGCCATCGGCCCGGCGGGCACCGGCAAAACGTACACGGCGGTCGCGATTGCCGTAGCCGCATGGAAATCCAAAAGCATCAAACGCATCGTCCTGGCCCGTCCAGCCGTCGAAGCTGGTGAAAGTCTCGGCTTCCTGCCCGGTGACTTGGCACAGAAAATCGATCCCTACCTGCGTCCGCTTTATGACGCCCTGCAGGACATGCTGACTGCCGAAAAACTCAAATTCCTCACTGAGCGGCGAGTCATCGAAATCGTGCCGCTCGCCTACATGCGCGGCCGGACGCTGAACAACTCTTTCATCATTCTCGACGAAGCGCAGAATGCGTCGAGCAAGCAGATGAAAATGTGTCTCACCCGGCTTGGCGTCAACTCGAAAGCGATCATCACCGGCGACGTCACGCAGGTTGATTTGCCCAAAGAGATGGAGTCCGGCCTGATGAACGCGCAACACATCCTGAAAGGCATCAAAGGCATCAGCTTCGTCTTCCTCGACAAATCGGACGTCGTGCGTCATCGTTTGGTCAAGGATATCATCAACGCCTACGAACACCATGAAGAGGCACTCCAACCTGCCAGTTCGCCAAAGCCGAAACTTTGA